From a region of the Cyprinus carpio isolate SPL01 chromosome B21, ASM1834038v1, whole genome shotgun sequence genome:
- the LOC122141256 gene encoding LHFPL tetraspan subfamily member 2a protein-like, giving the protein MCHVIVTCRSMLWTLLSIVAAFSELIAFMSTDWLLGFPRTPDAVSSPHGETYRPTLGIYGRCIRLPHLRRGVLCGPYAVHFTEIASGFWQATSIFLAAGILLLSAVAFISVFTMCFQSIMKKSIFNVCGLLQAIAGLLLILGLVLYPAGWGSDKVQGYCGPDASPYQLGLCSMGWAFYTALGGTVLTFICAVFSAQAEIATSSDKVQEEIEEGKSLICLL; this is encoded by the exons ATGTGTCATGTGATCGTGACGTGCCGTTCGATGCTGTGGACGCTGCTGAGCATCGTGGCGGCGTTCAGTGAGCTCATCGCCTTCATGAGCACGGACTGGCTGCTGGGCTTCCCTCGGACGCCGGACGCTGTCTCCTCTCCACACGGGGAGACGTACCGCCCCACGCTGGGCATCTACGGCCGCTGCATCCGTCTGCCTCACCTGCGGCGCGGTGTCCTGTGCGGCCCGTACGCCGTGCACTTCACCGAGATCGCCAGCGGGTTCTGGCAGGCCACCTCCATCTTCCTCGCCGCCGGGATCCTGCTGCTGAGCGCCGTGGCCTTCATCTCCGTCTTCACCATGTGCTTCCAGAGCATCATGAAGAAAAGCATCTTCAACGTGTGCGGACTCCTGCAGGCCATCgctg GTCTGCTCCTGATCCTGGGGCTGGTGCTGTATCCCGCCGGCTGGGGTTCAGATAAAGTGCAGGGTTACTGCGGCCCCGACGCCTCGCCCTATCAGCTGGGCCTGTGCTCCATGGGCTGGGCCTTCTACACGGCGCTGGGCGGCACCGTCCTCACCTTCATCTGCGCCGTGTTCTCCGCGCAGGCCGAGATCGCCACGTCCAGCGATAAAGTGCAGGAGGAGATCGAGGAGGGCAAGAGTCTGATCTGTCTGCTGTGA